The following are encoded in a window of Mycobacterium vicinigordonae genomic DNA:
- a CDS encoding thioesterase II family protein: MRMFCFHHAGGGGLAFKAWVKALQPTVEVVPVEIPNRERFATMRDLVDEVIAQLGSLLDDPHMFFGHSFGALLAYRLACVRAAAGAEQPRAVFLSAYAPPHLQLPLHVVDQLDNKQLAEFLAEMGLMPAELTRWPSLHAQALTITRHDLKLLMTDVESDTPELSCPIHVFGGSEDPIVKESELREWRSRTRADFSLQMLRGGHFYLRDRKPLFESLRPLMSTLAAA, encoded by the coding sequence ATGAGGATGTTCTGCTTCCACCACGCCGGCGGCGGCGGGTTGGCATTCAAAGCATGGGTCAAGGCACTGCAGCCCACCGTCGAGGTGGTTCCGGTCGAGATCCCCAACCGCGAACGCTTCGCCACCATGCGCGACCTGGTCGACGAGGTGATCGCACAACTGGGCTCCCTGCTCGACGATCCGCACATGTTCTTCGGCCACAGCTTCGGCGCCCTGCTGGCATACCGCCTGGCATGTGTGCGCGCCGCGGCCGGCGCCGAGCAGCCACGGGCGGTGTTCCTCTCGGCTTACGCACCACCCCACCTTCAGCTGCCCTTGCACGTGGTGGACCAGCTCGACAACAAGCAGCTCGCGGAATTTCTCGCCGAGATGGGTTTGATGCCTGCCGAACTGACCCGCTGGCCGTCCCTGCACGCGCAGGCACTCACGATCACCCGACACGACCTCAAGCTGCTGATGACCGACGTGGAGAGCGACACCCCCGAGCTGTCCTGCCCGATCCACGTCTTCGGTGGCAGCGAGGACCCGATCGTCAAGGAATCGGAACTGCGCGAATGGCGGTCCCGGACCCGCGCCGACTTCTCGCTGCAGATGCTGCGCGGCGGTCACTTCTACCTCCGCGACCGCAAGCCGTTGTTCGAGTCGCTGCGACCGCTGATGTCGACGCTTGCGGCCGCGTAA
- a CDS encoding M15 family metallopeptidase, translated as MTRKWLIAAAALLLLGVCTPATAAAAPGDDQRLSPFDLSYPTVSRLDPALLDALQRATRAAAAQGITVGLNSGWRSPEYQQQLFDDAVATYGSAAIASQYVASPQTSKHVLGKAVDVGPAAADNWLIGNGPALGLCQIYANEIWHFELASDYGGVCPPLRPNAAG; from the coding sequence ATGACGCGGAAGTGGCTCATCGCGGCGGCAGCGTTGCTGTTGCTCGGCGTTTGCACACCGGCGACGGCCGCGGCCGCCCCCGGAGATGACCAGCGACTCAGCCCCTTCGACCTGTCCTACCCCACGGTGAGCCGGCTCGACCCCGCACTATTGGACGCGCTGCAGCGCGCTACCCGGGCCGCCGCTGCCCAGGGCATCACGGTCGGGCTCAACTCCGGCTGGCGCTCACCGGAGTATCAGCAGCAGCTGTTCGACGACGCCGTCGCCACCTACGGCAGCGCCGCGATCGCCAGTCAGTACGTCGCCTCACCCCAGACCTCCAAGCACGTGCTCGGCAAGGCCGTCGATGTCGGGCCCGCCGCGGCCGACAACTGGCTCATCGGCAACGGCCCGGCCTTGGGGTTATGCCAGATCTATGCCAACGAGATCTGGCATTTCGAGCTGGCCTCCGACTACGGCGGCGTCTGCCCGCCGCTGCGGCCCAACGCCGCCGGTTGA
- a CDS encoding alpha/beta hydrolase, translated as MLEVIAKGSATERHRTPLLFVHGSWHGAWCWDEHFLGFFADRGYACYAPSVRGHGASPGRDHMRRLGILDYVDDVAEVAGQLSAPPVLVGHSMGGFIVQKYLERHGAAGAALLAPVPPRGVLRLTLDVARRYPWQFVKSNTRMSLAPMVATPEQVRDLFFCASTPQADVEACWQRVDDEAYRAFLDMLVLKLVKPKRVNQVPALVLGAELDTMIVPHEIVYTADVFGVKPEFFENMGHDMMLESGWQSVAERIDGWLSQEGF; from the coding sequence GTGCTCGAAGTCATTGCCAAGGGGTCGGCCACCGAGCGTCATCGGACCCCGCTGCTGTTCGTGCATGGCTCGTGGCACGGAGCCTGGTGCTGGGACGAGCATTTCCTCGGTTTCTTCGCCGACCGCGGGTACGCGTGCTACGCGCCAAGCGTGCGTGGCCATGGGGCAAGCCCCGGCCGAGATCATATGCGCCGCTTGGGGATTCTAGATTATGTCGACGATGTCGCGGAGGTAGCCGGGCAACTGTCGGCGCCGCCGGTTTTGGTCGGTCACTCCATGGGTGGCTTCATCGTGCAGAAGTACCTGGAGCGCCACGGCGCGGCCGGGGCCGCCCTATTGGCGCCGGTTCCACCGCGCGGTGTGTTGAGACTGACGCTCGATGTCGCGCGTCGCTACCCGTGGCAGTTTGTCAAGAGCAATACGCGGATGTCGCTGGCTCCCATGGTCGCCACCCCTGAACAGGTGCGGGACTTGTTCTTCTGTGCGTCGACGCCGCAGGCGGACGTGGAGGCCTGCTGGCAACGGGTTGACGACGAGGCTTACCGCGCCTTCCTGGACATGCTCGTTCTGAAACTGGTCAAGCCCAAACGGGTCAACCAGGTGCCCGCCTTGGTCCTCGGCGCCGAACTCGACACCATGATCGTGCCCCACGAAATCGTCTACACAGCAGATGTTTTCGGCGTCAAACCGGAGTTCTTCGAGAATATGGGACACGACATGATGCTGGAGTCCGGATGGCAGTCGGTGGCCGAACGGATCGACGGCTGGCTGTCCCAGGAGGGGTTTTGA
- a CDS encoding aromatic ring-hydroxylating oxygenase subunit alpha has product MQIKRSVALAERTEEECQRDTFPADFPNPIDVPAARYTDPEFLALEREYVLERSWLFVAHSRQLPEPGDFLMLDALDKLGHPIFLVRGRDGVIRAFYNSCRHRGGPLVDQPSGSTGRTLVCKYHAWSYDLTGKLLGFPEAKNFPRGAKTTCPPLPQVDCDTWGSLVFVKLHPGGPGLREYLEPVATELDGLLGEHASEVHLVDRKELDVACNWKLPGDGNIETYHVPFVHRDSAALLLDETRTGQWLLPNGHSRMLIRFRQPWPADFPIPHFSGDTSVAELGIYSFHVFPNLSIVLGGPATAFLITALPDGTDSCHFVTHFLSPVARSEQTAGLIDAMTANNWAVLLEDLGCMTAAQKSMRCGAADLLRLQYQERRIRYVHEQIDRCIGVERIPEKLCTPALLDRYVEQR; this is encoded by the coding sequence ATGCAGATCAAGCGCAGCGTCGCGCTCGCCGAGCGCACCGAAGAAGAGTGCCAACGCGACACCTTCCCCGCCGACTTCCCCAACCCGATCGACGTCCCCGCGGCGCGCTACACCGACCCCGAGTTCCTCGCGCTGGAGCGCGAGTACGTACTAGAACGGAGCTGGCTGTTCGTCGCGCACAGCCGTCAGCTGCCAGAGCCGGGCGACTTCTTGATGCTCGACGCCCTGGACAAGCTGGGCCACCCAATCTTCCTGGTACGCGGTCGCGACGGTGTCATTCGCGCCTTCTACAACTCTTGTCGCCACCGCGGCGGACCGCTCGTCGACCAGCCCAGCGGATCCACCGGGCGCACCCTGGTGTGCAAATACCACGCCTGGAGCTACGACCTGACCGGAAAGCTGCTGGGCTTCCCGGAAGCCAAGAACTTTCCCCGCGGCGCTAAGACCACTTGCCCACCCCTGCCCCAAGTCGACTGTGACACTTGGGGTTCCCTGGTATTCGTCAAACTGCATCCCGGCGGCCCCGGGCTGCGCGAGTACCTCGAGCCGGTGGCCACCGAGCTGGACGGGCTGCTTGGCGAGCACGCATCCGAGGTCCACCTCGTCGACCGCAAGGAACTCGACGTGGCCTGTAACTGGAAACTGCCGGGCGACGGCAACATCGAGACTTACCACGTGCCGTTCGTGCATCGCGACTCCGCGGCGCTACTGCTCGACGAAACCCGCACCGGCCAGTGGCTGCTGCCAAATGGGCACTCCCGTATGCTGATTCGGTTCCGTCAACCATGGCCAGCGGATTTTCCGATACCACACTTCAGCGGTGACACCTCGGTGGCAGAACTCGGCATCTACTCGTTTCATGTCTTCCCGAACCTGAGCATCGTCCTGGGCGGTCCTGCAACGGCCTTCTTGATCACCGCGCTGCCCGACGGCACCGACAGCTGCCACTTCGTCACCCACTTCCTGTCACCGGTCGCCCGGTCCGAGCAGACCGCGGGTTTGATCGACGCGATGACCGCCAACAACTGGGCCGTCCTGCTCGAGGACTTGGGCTGCATGACCGCGGCGCAGAAGTCGATGCGCTGCGGTGCAGCCGATCTGCTCCGGCTGCAATACCAGGAACGGCGGATCCGCTACGTCCACGAACAGATCGATCGGTGCATCGGCGTCGAACGGATACCCGAAAAGCTATGTACACCAGCGCTTCTCGACCGATACGTGGAGCAGCGATGA
- a CDS encoding ester cyclase, whose amino-acid sequence MSIEPFVALMRRHCIDYTNSHDQSVCDEIMHPDYVVHINGFDLPRDAAYKPAVKLVFDRFPGLGLVVHEFVTNGDRLAMRFSEHGACPSAQGHYAAWSGIGVYRWDGKQLMENYVEQDFLTQETQLASGQPAPLEPPHLDPWLGTRSAPHNPETERVARDWLAKGDLRDAGDVVIDGSWYEPLHPSPIDVADVTVNDLFTAGDRVAFHVTQTGTYRGGLVGAPAEAQGRETTLRCAGLARVRDGAVTEARVVTDRLGARTLLLKP is encoded by the coding sequence ATGAGCATCGAGCCGTTTGTGGCGCTGATGCGGCGCCATTGCATCGACTACACCAACAGCCACGACCAGTCGGTATGCGACGAGATCATGCATCCGGACTACGTCGTGCACATCAACGGTTTTGACCTCCCGCGTGACGCCGCCTACAAGCCGGCCGTCAAGCTGGTGTTCGACCGCTTCCCCGGCCTGGGACTGGTGGTGCACGAATTCGTCACCAATGGCGACCGACTCGCGATGCGATTCTCCGAACACGGCGCGTGCCCGAGCGCGCAGGGACACTATGCCGCGTGGAGCGGGATCGGTGTATACCGCTGGGATGGAAAGCAATTGATGGAGAACTACGTCGAACAGGATTTCCTGACCCAGGAGACTCAACTTGCCAGCGGCCAGCCCGCGCCGCTGGAGCCGCCCCACCTCGATCCGTGGCTGGGGACCCGGTCGGCGCCCCACAACCCGGAGACCGAACGTGTCGCCCGCGATTGGCTGGCCAAGGGTGACCTGCGCGACGCAGGCGACGTCGTCATCGACGGGTCCTGGTACGAGCCACTGCACCCGTCGCCCATCGACGTCGCCGACGTCACCGTCAACGACCTGTTCACCGCCGGTGACCGGGTTGCCTTCCACGTCACCCAGACCGGCACGTACCGTGGCGGGCTGGTGGGTGCCCCGGCCGAGGCGCAAGGCCGCGAGACCACGCTGCGATGCGCCGGCCTCGCCCGGGTGCGCGACGGAGCAGTGACCGAGGCACGGGTGGTGACCGATCGGCTGGGTGCGCGGACCTTGCTGCTGAAGCCGTAG
- a CDS encoding DUF732 domain-containing protein, with amino-acid sequence MFTRRFTASLAGTTLTAATLGLAALGFAGAASANSVDDAFLAQIQADGITPPSAARAISEAQTVCSELNAGKTSKQVISGVATRTGLSNNSANTFAVDAAKAYCPQYVRTSNA; translated from the coding sequence ATGTTCACTCGCCGCTTCACCGCTTCCCTGGCCGGCACCACCCTGACGGCCGCCACCCTCGGTCTGGCCGCCCTTGGCTTCGCCGGCGCCGCCAGCGCAAACTCGGTCGACGACGCGTTCCTGGCCCAGATCCAGGCCGACGGCATCACCCCGCCGAGCGCCGCCCGCGCCATCAGCGAAGCCCAGACCGTCTGCAGCGAGCTCAACGCCGGCAAGACCAGCAAGCAGGTCATCAGCGGGGTTGCCACCCGGACCGGCCTGAGCAACAACAGCGCCAACACGTTCGCCGTCGACGCCGCCAAGGCCTACTGCCCGCAGTACGTCAGGACCAGCAACGCCTGA
- a CDS encoding NUDIX domain-containing protein, with protein MVLREDDIRRPDGSPGVYAVVDKPTYALVMAYDGARFRLVEQFRYPVGARRWEFPQGTAPDLADLEAVALAERELREETGLRAATFELLGQLDVAPGMSSQRGWVFLATGITPGPVEREHEEQDMRSAWFSRLELEEMIRDGVITDAQSIAAYGLLLLREARL; from the coding sequence ATGGTGTTGCGCGAGGACGACATCCGCCGGCCGGACGGCAGTCCCGGCGTATACGCGGTGGTGGACAAGCCGACCTACGCGCTGGTGATGGCCTACGACGGGGCGCGTTTTCGGCTGGTCGAACAGTTTCGCTACCCCGTCGGTGCGCGCCGCTGGGAGTTTCCCCAGGGCACCGCGCCGGATCTGGCCGACCTGGAAGCGGTTGCTCTTGCGGAGCGTGAATTGCGCGAGGAAACCGGGTTGCGCGCCGCCACTTTCGAGTTGTTGGGTCAGCTCGACGTCGCACCGGGCATGAGTAGTCAGCGCGGCTGGGTGTTCTTGGCCACCGGAATAACGCCGGGGCCGGTCGAGCGCGAGCACGAGGAGCAGGACATGCGCAGCGCCTGGTTCTCGCGACTGGAACTCGAGGAGATGATCCGCGACGGCGTCATCACCGATGCGCAGTCGATCGCCGCGTACGGGCTGTTGCTACTGCGGGAAGCTCGTCTTTGA
- a CDS encoding glycosyltransferase family 39 protein — protein MRWTRDQLALTAILLLAAALRLVGLPGRGEWDDDQGIEMLTMLRWVRDGQLPLLGPLSSAPTVHHGAWFYWILAPGAFATDAHPVAAVATLAVIGVAGVAAAWWLGRTVAGPLAGHLTALLMSISPTSISSSTFVWNANIVVPGAALACAAAWHAWHTRRARWWLLSALGGLLMLNGHLLAALAIPPFAVLISADLLRRTRPERPRMLAPLAIAVVIIVVGFLPNLMYDLSHGFAQSHAIADFLGQPDDGRGPALPSRIVAISRRVLEWPVPGWPGALITAAALVFLAVFGQGIARLFGWWAAASTAWAALALAVVAPGLATPVAGLPTDQYHTWLDPILFAAVGISAARLWTALVPRTAAVVAIAACIALSVASLPPLKSPDGGWPRASDTATRIRAVTGTHPTAVTGVAKTGAALEFPLRRQGSPRADPSAAEFLVVTCDPLFFRVAVLPCGGQAEAATARDIGFPTARLMDRFADGPRRVVSIFANH, from the coding sequence GTGCGCTGGACCCGTGACCAGCTCGCGTTGACCGCGATTCTGCTGCTTGCCGCGGCGTTGCGCCTGGTGGGGCTACCCGGACGCGGCGAGTGGGACGACGACCAAGGCATCGAGATGCTGACGATGCTGCGCTGGGTCCGCGACGGTCAGCTGCCGCTCCTCGGGCCGCTGAGCTCAGCGCCGACCGTTCACCACGGCGCGTGGTTCTACTGGATTCTGGCGCCAGGCGCCTTCGCGACCGATGCGCACCCGGTGGCGGCCGTGGCAACACTCGCCGTCATCGGCGTCGCGGGCGTCGCCGCGGCCTGGTGGCTGGGCCGCACGGTCGCCGGCCCCCTCGCGGGACACCTCACCGCGCTGCTGATGTCCATCAGCCCGACGTCGATCAGCTCGTCCACCTTCGTCTGGAACGCCAACATCGTCGTCCCGGGAGCTGCGCTGGCCTGCGCCGCCGCCTGGCATGCGTGGCACACCCGGCGGGCCCGCTGGTGGCTGCTTTCGGCCCTGGGTGGTCTGCTGATGCTCAACGGTCATCTGCTGGCCGCCTTGGCAATCCCGCCGTTCGCGGTCTTGATTTCGGCCGACCTGCTGCGCCGGACACGCCCCGAACGCCCCCGGATGCTGGCGCCGCTGGCCATCGCGGTGGTGATTATCGTGGTCGGGTTCCTACCGAACCTGATGTACGACCTGTCCCACGGCTTCGCACAGTCGCACGCGATCGCCGATTTTCTGGGGCAGCCGGACGACGGGCGCGGACCGGCGCTGCCCTCGCGGATTGTCGCCATTTCACGACGGGTGCTGGAATGGCCGGTGCCGGGCTGGCCGGGGGCCTTGATCACTGCGGCGGCGCTGGTGTTCCTCGCCGTCTTCGGGCAGGGCATCGCCCGTCTGTTCGGTTGGTGGGCGGCCGCGTCGACGGCGTGGGCAGCGCTAGCTCTTGCTGTGGTGGCTCCGGGCCTGGCGACCCCAGTCGCCGGCCTGCCCACCGACCAGTACCACACGTGGTTGGACCCGATCCTGTTCGCGGCCGTCGGAATTAGCGCAGCCCGACTATGGACCGCGCTGGTACCCAGGACCGCTGCCGTCGTTGCCATCGCCGCCTGCATCGCGTTGTCAGTCGCGTCGCTGCCGCCACTGAAGTCGCCGGACGGCGGATGGCCCCGCGCCTCCGACACCGCAACCCGGATACGTGCCGTCACCGGGACGCACCCCACGGCGGTGACCGGAGTCGCGAAAACGGGTGCAGCACTGGAATTTCCGCTGCGGCGCCAAGGCAGCCCGCGGGCCGATCCGTCGGCCGCCGAGTTCCTGGTGGTCACCTGCGATCCGCTGTTCTTCCGCGTGGCCGTGCTGCCGTGCGGTGGACAGGCCGAAGCGGCAACAGCCCGCGATATCGGCTTCCCGACCGCTCGACTGATGGACCGCTTCGCCGACGGTCCGCGGCGGGTGGTCAGCATTTTCGCAAACCACTGA
- a CDS encoding DUF6777 domain-containing protein, with the protein MRHHGAQQTSLAIAIGLAVTSVLFGLASCSSKSTPVVQREVVLQSATSRGAYPWTTDLTTVAVPVEGESTESVPAAGGVASTVDVSGTQPDLYGGVTGVPAMDRDKLVTELDANPPMAAAWRGAAQVSDVDGYVGSLTPVVLIHDTAVTDYSYQDGAARPFQSVLQAGTPVLVDDKGVPRVRGTSGSPLSEPERDIAPKYSGNGWRTFDQSSVVAVQPAAQPATQMQLLAVTPVGAEAATPFQPDIAVGQTVPVQSTRTAPPPPAGRLPIGPLPPPVRPQPTGAQRATGATPVPTGATGVPTGPTGRSRPSGSQPSGVQPTGVQPTGVQPTGVQATGVQPTGVQPTGVQPTGVQPTGVQPTGVQPTGVQPTGVQPTGVQPTGVQPTGTPKPTGVPQPTGVPQPTAPPPTAAPQPTAAPQPTAAPKPTAAPQPTAAPKPTAAPRPTAGG; encoded by the coding sequence ATGCGGCACCATGGCGCCCAGCAAACGTCGCTGGCGATAGCCATCGGGCTTGCAGTTACGTCGGTGTTATTTGGCCTGGCAAGCTGCTCATCCAAGAGCACTCCGGTGGTGCAGCGCGAAGTGGTGCTGCAATCCGCCACGTCGCGCGGTGCGTATCCGTGGACCACGGATCTCACTACGGTGGCGGTGCCTGTAGAAGGCGAGTCCACCGAGTCGGTGCCGGCCGCGGGCGGTGTCGCGAGCACTGTAGACGTATCTGGTACCCAGCCGGATCTGTACGGCGGGGTCACCGGCGTGCCGGCGATGGATCGGGACAAGTTGGTGACCGAACTGGATGCCAATCCGCCAATGGCTGCCGCCTGGCGCGGTGCCGCACAGGTTTCAGACGTCGACGGGTATGTCGGCTCGCTGACCCCGGTTGTCCTGATCCACGACACCGCAGTGACCGACTACTCCTACCAGGACGGCGCGGCGAGGCCGTTCCAGTCCGTGCTGCAGGCCGGTACCCCGGTGCTGGTCGACGACAAAGGCGTCCCACGGGTGCGGGGCACGTCGGGCAGCCCGCTCTCCGAGCCGGAGCGCGACATCGCACCCAAGTACAGCGGGAACGGATGGCGGACCTTCGACCAGTCATCGGTGGTAGCCGTGCAACCCGCCGCGCAACCGGCGACTCAGATGCAGCTGCTGGCGGTCACGCCGGTCGGTGCGGAGGCCGCGACCCCGTTCCAGCCCGATATCGCGGTGGGTCAGACGGTTCCCGTGCAGTCCACTCGCACGGCGCCGCCACCACCCGCCGGCCGGCTGCCGATAGGTCCGTTGCCGCCTCCGGTGCGGCCGCAGCCCACCGGGGCGCAGCGCGCTACGGGTGCGACGCCAGTCCCGACGGGCGCGACGGGCGTCCCGACCGGGCCTACCGGCCGGTCACGGCCTAGCGGCTCGCAACCTAGCGGCGTCCAACCGACCGGCGTCCAACCCACTGGGGTCCAACCCACTGGGGTGCAAGCCACCGGCGTCCAACCGACCGGAGTGCAACCGACCGGGGTGCAACCGACCGGAGTCCAACCGACCGGAGTCCAACCGACCGGAGTCCAACCCACCGGCGTCCAACCCACCGGGGTGCAACCCACCGGAGTCCAACCGACGGGCGTGCAGCCAACCGGCACGCCGAAACCGACCGGGGTTCCGCAGCCGACCGGCGTTCCGCAGCCGACCGCGCCGCCACCCACCGCAGCCCCGCAACCAACCGCAGCCCCGCAGCCAACCGCAGCGCCAAAGCCGACGGCGGCACCGCAGCCCACCGCCGCTCCCAAGCCAACCGCAGCGCCGCGGCCCACCGCCGGCGGCTGA
- a CDS encoding LLM class flavin-dependent oxidoreductase gives MTMPVMEPDLDATLLRDWARAIDAGPFSSLCWGERIAFDNPDSLTLLGALSAWTDRVRLVTTVIVPQLHDPVMLAKGLATGDLLSGGRLTVGIGVGGRQEDYNAVGADLQTQTMRGMAERVAVLKRVWAGEKTTDSVRRVGPLPVQAGGPPLHVGTIGPKTVRSAATWADGVAGTTLDLDVAKQSELFDVARSAWAQAGRPRPHLATSFWFAFGPPDEARTQVHRHLRRYMNWIPAEYVDAMAPTTGWAGTEDELVDVLRAFADAGTDEVQLIPTSSDIAQLRRAADVVAAL, from the coding sequence ATGACCATGCCGGTAATGGAACCCGACCTCGACGCCACCCTACTCAGGGATTGGGCCCGTGCGATCGACGCCGGCCCGTTCTCGTCGTTGTGTTGGGGTGAGCGCATCGCGTTCGACAATCCCGACAGCCTGACGCTGCTCGGCGCATTGTCGGCGTGGACCGACCGAGTTCGGCTGGTGACGACGGTGATCGTGCCGCAGTTGCACGACCCGGTGATGCTGGCGAAGGGCCTGGCGACCGGCGACCTGCTCAGCGGTGGGCGCCTGACGGTCGGTATCGGCGTGGGCGGCCGGCAGGAGGACTACAACGCGGTGGGCGCCGATCTGCAGACGCAGACGATGCGCGGCATGGCTGAGCGGGTGGCGGTGCTGAAACGTGTCTGGGCCGGTGAAAAGACCACCGATTCGGTGCGCCGGGTGGGTCCGCTGCCGGTTCAGGCGGGCGGTCCGCCGCTGCACGTCGGCACCATCGGTCCCAAGACTGTCCGCAGCGCGGCGACCTGGGCCGACGGAGTCGCCGGGACCACGCTGGATCTCGATGTCGCCAAGCAGAGCGAGTTGTTCGACGTGGCGCGATCGGCGTGGGCGCAGGCGGGAAGGCCCAGGCCGCACTTGGCGACCTCGTTCTGGTTCGCGTTCGGTCCGCCCGACGAGGCGCGTACGCAGGTGCATCGCCATCTGCGGCGATACATGAACTGGATTCCGGCCGAGTATGTCGACGCCATGGCGCCGACGACGGGATGGGCGGGAACTGAGGACGAATTGGTGGACGTCCTGCGCGCGTTCGCCGACGCCGGCACCGACGAAGTGCAACTGATTCCGACTAGCTCGGACATCGCGCAGTTGCGGCGCGCCGCCGACGTCGTCGCCGCGTTGTAG
- a CDS encoding VOC family protein, with product MALSSTSIAHVRLTVTDIERSRQFYENVFGWPVLVEIPENADEATRSRLSFLFGGVIYDMGGALLGLRPVAGDRFDEDRTGLDHIAFRLGSKDEIDSAAEYLDEIGIGHEPVKDIGPSYILEFRDPDNIALELTAPK from the coding sequence ATGGCCTTAAGCAGCACGTCCATTGCGCATGTCCGGCTCACCGTCACCGACATCGAACGATCCCGGCAGTTCTACGAAAACGTATTCGGCTGGCCCGTACTGGTCGAGATACCCGAGAACGCCGACGAGGCGACCCGGAGCCGATTGAGCTTTCTGTTCGGTGGGGTCATCTACGACATGGGCGGCGCGTTGCTGGGCCTGCGGCCGGTGGCCGGCGACCGCTTCGACGAGGATCGCACCGGCCTGGATCACATCGCGTTCCGGCTCGGTAGCAAGGACGAAATAGATTCCGCTGCAGAGTATTTGGACGAGATCGGGATCGGCCACGAGCCGGTCAAGGACATTGGGCCGTCCTATATCCTGGAGTTCCGCGACCCCGACAACATCGCGCTGGAGCTCACTGCACCGAAGTAG
- a CDS encoding VOC family protein gives MAISFNHTIVAARDKRTSAEFLTELFGLPAPAPFGPFLVVTLEHGASLDYADVGEDDEIRPQHYAFLVSEPEFDAIYGKISARGMPHWADPRAQRPGEINTRDGGRGVYFRDPAGHAMEILTRPYGSGG, from the coding sequence ATGGCAATCAGCTTTAACCACACCATCGTCGCGGCACGCGACAAGCGGACCTCGGCGGAGTTCCTGACCGAATTGTTCGGCCTGCCGGCTCCGGCGCCGTTCGGTCCATTCCTTGTGGTCACGCTGGAGCACGGCGCCAGCCTCGACTACGCCGACGTCGGCGAGGACGACGAGATCCGCCCGCAGCACTATGCCTTCCTGGTCTCCGAGCCGGAATTCGACGCCATCTACGGCAAGATCTCTGCGCGCGGCATGCCGCACTGGGCCGATCCTCGCGCGCAACGGCCCGGCGAGATCAATACCCGCGACGGCGGGCGCGGCGTGTACTTCCGTGACCCGGCCGGGCACGCGATGGAGATCCTCACCCGTCCCTACGGCTCAGGCGGATGA
- a CDS encoding Rrf2 family transcriptional regulator yields MRMSAKAEYAVRAMVQLATVPSGTLVKTEDLAQAQGIPSQFLVDILTNLRTDRLVRSQRGRDGGYELARAGSEISIADVLRCIDGPLASVRDIGLGDLPYSGPTLPLTDVWRALRASMRSVLEETTLADVAAGKLPEHVARMADDYRDQESKRHG; encoded by the coding sequence ATGCGGATGTCGGCCAAAGCGGAATACGCCGTGCGGGCGATGGTCCAACTCGCCACGGTCCCCAGCGGAACCCTGGTCAAGACCGAGGATCTGGCGCAAGCCCAGGGCATTCCGTCGCAGTTTCTGGTCGACATCCTGACCAACCTTCGCACCGATCGACTGGTGCGAAGTCAACGCGGGCGCGACGGCGGCTACGAACTCGCCCGTGCCGGCAGCGAAATCAGCATCGCCGACGTATTGCGTTGCATCGACGGCCCGTTGGCCAGCGTCCGCGACATCGGGCTGGGTGATCTGCCCTATTCCGGTCCGACCCTGCCGTTGACCGACGTGTGGCGGGCATTGCGGGCCAGCATGCGCTCGGTGCTGGAGGAGACGACGTTGGCCGACGTCGCCGCCGGCAAGTTGCCCGAGCACGTCGCGAGAATGGCCGACGACTACCGCGATCAGGAGAGCAAACGGCACGGCTGA